One Dioscorea cayenensis subsp. rotundata cultivar TDr96_F1 chromosome 17, TDr96_F1_v2_PseudoChromosome.rev07_lg8_w22 25.fasta, whole genome shotgun sequence DNA window includes the following coding sequences:
- the LOC120281179 gene encoding uncharacterized protein LOC120281179 — MPNELRAFIWDRRSRRHNLSTATIPPVKNDLASDHNHSSPPAPWLLDLIAYQVDLITTLLLSLISPFFTSLFVGPESSDLAALADSDRPARALLDSPAARTALSLALSHPSSGAGDDPLCQWLYDTLQSPDLDLRLVPLSFIPLVSGLYLSRVISGDGATPSLAGFEAVLLAVYSSEVKARAGRPVLISIPDLSLPSLYHTP, encoded by the exons ATGCCTAATGAACTAAG GGCTTTCATTTGGGATCGACGAAGCCGCCGCCACAACCTCTCGACCGCCACCATCCCTCCGGTGAAGAACGACCTCGCCAGCGATCACAACCACAGCTCGCCGCCGGCCCCGTGGCTCCTCGACCTCATCGCTTACCAGGTGGATCTCATCACCACTCTTCTTCTCTCCCTCATCTCCCCCTTTTTCACCTCCCTCTTCGTTGGCCCTGAATCTTCCGACCTCGCCGCCCTCGCCGACTCCGACCGCCCGGCCCGCGCCCTCCTCGACTCCCCCGCTGCCCGCACTGCTCTCTCCCTCGCCCTATCCCACCCATCCTCCGGCGCTGGCGACGACCCTCTCTGCCAATGGCTCTACGACACCCTTCAGTCCCCCGATCTGGATCTCCGCCTCGTCCCTCTCTCCTTCATCCCTCTCGTCTCGGGTCTGTATCTGTCTCGCGTCATCTCCGGTGACGGCGCCACTCCCTCCCTTGCCGGCTTCGAGGCCGTCCTTTTGGCTGTCTACTCGTCGGAGGTCAAGGCTCGTGCTGGCCGTCCCGTCCTCATCTCCATCCCGGATCTCTCTCTGCCGTCTCTCTACCACACCCCATGA